The following are from one region of the Verrucomicrobiota bacterium genome:
- a CDS encoding tyrosine-type recombinase/integrase: protein MWIYKRKNSSYWWIGYRKNGRQYLESTKTTDREKAEKTLEKLKLLAATERAGALTDTFYRHLTGGASNAELTLKAAVAGWLTECEGANSPGTVREYRTIADAFLEFMHASDTGPALVKIGTEDVRAFLAHYLKARSATTCNKARKILKVLFSREMANGRLDKNPVAAIKPLKIKAEAGSERRPFTLAEVGLMYAKAPDDFWRYAILAGFYTGLRLGDLISLRWGAVDFNANFIRTMMQKTAKPVAIPMAAKVRAMLLARHAASGTLKTTDFIWPDQAALYVKRGAGPFSNQFYDEILLPCGLVQARNYRHVKDGVGRGGKRQATGVSFHCLRHTFVSALKVSGGNQAVAKELAGHGSDVVSNLYTHLPEETLTKAIQALPEVII from the coding sequence ATGTGGATATACAAACGCAAGAATTCGTCATATTGGTGGATTGGCTATCGCAAGAATGGCCGCCAGTACCTTGAAAGCACCAAAACCACCGACCGGGAAAAGGCGGAAAAGACGCTGGAAAAGTTAAAGCTACTGGCCGCCACCGAGCGAGCCGGGGCGCTAACCGATACTTTTTACCGGCATTTAACCGGCGGAGCAAGCAATGCGGAGTTGACGCTCAAGGCCGCCGTGGCTGGATGGCTAACCGAATGCGAGGGGGCGAACAGTCCGGGCACCGTGCGCGAATACCGCACCATTGCGGACGCCTTTCTGGAATTCATGCACGCCAGCGACACCGGCCCGGCCCTGGTCAAAATCGGCACGGAAGATGTCCGCGCCTTTCTGGCGCATTACCTAAAGGCCCGATCCGCCACCACCTGCAATAAAGCCCGAAAGATACTGAAAGTGCTATTCAGCCGGGAAATGGCAAACGGGCGACTTGATAAAAACCCCGTGGCGGCCATCAAACCCCTGAAAATTAAAGCCGAGGCAGGCAGCGAGCGCCGCCCCTTCACATTGGCGGAGGTTGGGCTCATGTACGCCAAGGCCCCGGATGACTTTTGGCGCTATGCCATCCTGGCCGGATTTTATACCGGCCTGCGGTTGGGCGACCTGATTTCATTGCGCTGGGGGGCGGTGGACTTCAACGCCAACTTTATCCGCACCATGATGCAGAAAACAGCCAAGCCGGTTGCCATACCGATGGCCGCGAAAGTGCGCGCCATGCTGCTGGCTCGCCATGCAGCGTCGGGAACCCTCAAAACAACCGACTTTATATGGCCCGACCAGGCCGCGCTATACGTCAAGCGAGGGGCAGGCCCGTTTTCGAATCAATTTTACGATGAAATTTTGCTGCCGTGCGGCTTGGTGCAGGCCCGGAATTATCGGCATGTCAAAGACGGCGTTGGCCGCGGCGGGAAACGCCAAGCAACCGGCGTTAGCTTCCATTGCCTGCGCCATACGTTTGTATCCGCGTTGAAAGTATCCGGGGGCAACCAAGCCGTTGCCAAGGAACTGGCCGGCCACGGTAGCGACGTCGTGAGCAACCTTTACACACATTTACCGGAAGAAACCCTAACCAAGGCCATTCAGGCCCTGCCAGAAGTAATCATATAA
- a CDS encoding shikimate kinase gives MSDTRNIRNLALVGFMGVGKTTIGHLLAAQLDFRFVDTDQLIEAQAGHTIAEIFAKSGEATFRELERQVVQALKTYSNTVIATGGGLPCLGDNLAELKTHALTVCLWASPESVYERVRHQAHRPLLHTPDPLGKIRELLALREPYYRQADILVSTDTRSPRDLVSLLAYEFRSVVQKS, from the coding sequence ATGTCCGATACGCGAAACATCCGCAATCTGGCGCTCGTTGGGTTTATGGGCGTCGGCAAAACCACCATCGGCCACTTGCTGGCCGCGCAGTTGGATTTTCGCTTTGTGGATACCGATCAACTGATCGAAGCTCAGGCCGGGCATACGATTGCTGAAATCTTTGCGAAATCCGGCGAGGCCACGTTCCGGGAATTGGAACGTCAAGTGGTGCAGGCGTTGAAGACGTATTCCAATACCGTGATTGCCACGGGGGGCGGATTGCCCTGCTTGGGGGATAATTTGGCCGAGTTGAAAACTCACGCGCTGACGGTCTGTCTCTGGGCGTCGCCGGAATCCGTTTATGAACGTGTTCGCCATCAGGCGCATCGCCCGCTGTTGCACACGCCGGACCCATTGGGAAAAATTCGCGAATTGCTGGCCCTACGCGAACCCTATTATCGGCAGGCCGATATTCTGGTCAGCACCGATACACGGTCTCCGCGTGATTTGGTGTCCTTGCTGGCTTATGAGTTTCGCAGTGTCGTTCAGAAAAGTTGA
- a CDS encoding HU family DNA-binding protein, whose protein sequence is MATLSKSQIAATVADKVAITKKQAAQALDVLAELAYKNAKNTFTFPGVGKVVVQNRPAREMIMQFGPKKGQKIKVPAKRVLKFRFLKAAKDAILAKK, encoded by the coding sequence ATGGCTACACTCTCTAAGTCACAAATCGCGGCGACCGTCGCCGATAAGGTAGCGATCACCAAGAAACAGGCTGCCCAGGCGCTCGATGTCCTGGCTGAACTGGCGTACAAGAATGCCAAGAACACATTCACGTTCCCTGGCGTTGGCAAAGTCGTGGTGCAGAATCGCCCGGCTCGTGAAATGATCATGCAGTTCGGACCGAAAAAAGGTCAGAAGATCAAGGTCCCAGCCAAGCGCGTCTTGAAGTTCCGTTTCCTCAAGGCCGCCAAGGACGCGATCCTGGCCAAGAAGTAA
- a CDS encoding POT family MFS transporter: MANNTYPTKALETDRMPPGIPYIIGNEAAERFSFYGMRTILVVFMTKCLVDRMGQPDHMSPEQAKAWFHTFVSAVYFLPFLGAIVADAFLGKYRTIFWLSLVYCLGHLALALDDTRLGLTAGLILISLGSGGIKPCVSANVGDQFGLRNQHLLPRIFSWFYFSINFGSFFSTMLTPWLLDKYGPRVAFGVPGIFMLLATIIFWLGRNTYVRVPPAGKQFVRELFRVDNLKLIAGLIPIYLAVAMFWSLWDQTGSAWVLQAEKMNLRFLGFTWLPSQVQAANPILILLLIPLSTYLVYPMISRVFPLTPLRKIALGFFLTVPSFLLTAWVEQQISLGHKPNIGWQILSYIIISQAEIMVSITCLEFSYSQAPRELKSLIMSLYLASVGLGNAFTALINVLIQKPDGTSLLSGPAYFLFFAGLMALTAVAFIFIAMKYREKKFLPVAA; the protein is encoded by the coding sequence ATGGCGAACAACACTTACCCGACCAAGGCATTGGAGACCGACCGAATGCCGCCCGGCATTCCCTATATCATCGGCAACGAAGCCGCCGAACGCTTCAGCTTCTACGGGATGCGCACCATTTTGGTAGTGTTCATGACCAAGTGCCTGGTGGACCGCATGGGGCAGCCGGACCACATGTCGCCCGAACAAGCCAAGGCCTGGTTCCATACGTTTGTCTCCGCCGTGTATTTTCTGCCTTTCCTGGGGGCAATTGTGGCCGATGCGTTTCTGGGGAAATATCGGACCATTTTCTGGCTGTCGCTCGTTTATTGCCTGGGGCATCTGGCACTCGCGTTGGACGATACCCGGTTGGGTTTGACGGCCGGGCTGATATTGATTTCCCTGGGCTCAGGCGGCATCAAGCCGTGCGTTTCCGCCAACGTGGGCGATCAATTCGGCCTGCGCAACCAGCACCTGTTACCGCGCATCTTCAGTTGGTTCTATTTCTCGATCAATTTCGGTTCTTTTTTTTCCACGATGCTCACCCCCTGGCTGCTGGACAAATATGGGCCGCGCGTGGCCTTTGGCGTGCCGGGCATTTTCATGCTGCTGGCCACGATTATCTTTTGGCTGGGCCGAAATACTTATGTGCGGGTGCCCCCCGCCGGCAAACAGTTCGTGCGCGAATTATTCCGCGTGGATAACCTCAAATTGATTGCCGGGCTGATTCCCATTTACCTGGCGGTGGCCATGTTCTGGTCGCTCTGGGACCAAACGGGGTCCGCCTGGGTATTGCAGGCCGAGAAAATGAACCTCAGGTTTTTGGGATTCACCTGGTTACCCTCACAGGTGCAGGCGGCGAATCCCATTTTGATTCTGTTGCTCATCCCGCTCAGCACATACCTTGTTTATCCAATGATCTCGCGGGTTTTCCCACTGACTCCGCTACGAAAAATCGCGCTGGGTTTTTTCCTCACGGTACCGTCGTTTCTGCTCACCGCCTGGGTGGAACAGCAAATTTCCCTCGGGCACAAGCCAAACATTGGCTGGCAAATTCTGTCGTACATCATCATCAGCCAAGCGGAGATCATGGTCTCGATCACCTGCCTGGAGTTCAGCTATTCGCAAGCGCCCAGGGAATTGAAATCGCTGATCATGTCGCTGTACCTGGCCTCCGTTGGGCTGGGCAACGCCTTCACTGCGCTCATTAACGTGCTCATTCAAAAACCGGACGGCACCAGCCTGCTGAGCGGGCCGGCCTACTTCCTGTTTTTTGCCGGCTTGATGGCCCTGACCGCCGTGGCGTTTATTTTCATCGCCATGAAGTACCGTGAGAAAAAGTTTTTGCCGGTAGCAGCTTGA
- a CDS encoding prolyl oligopeptidase family serine peptidase encodes MNDLGLLGGCPAATIILAALCAALLSGCASARYHLAYPVTKTIEQADVYHGVKVADPYRWLEDPDAPDTVEWVKAQNQVTFDFLGQIPQRQAIRERLTRLWNYERYSTPSKKGGRYFYSKNNGLQNQAVLYTAESLTAEPRVLLDPNTLSKDGTVALAGLAVSEDGNLLAYGLSGAGSDWQTWKVRDVRTGQDLPDELRWIKFSSASWTKDNLGFYYSRYDEPKGANEFKAVNRFQKVYYHRLGTAQTEDRLIYHRPDQADWGFSAGVTDDGQYLILSVSRGTDTKNGLFYQDLRAPNAPVVELLKDFDADYTFIDNTGPVFWFRTDLNAPRGRLMAINVQQPDRANWKELVAQTSDTLVSGNVLDQRFVLNYLKDAHTAVKIHRLDGTLERELPLPGLGTSGGFGGKQDDTETFYSFTSYTTPASIYRLDMKTGQTTVFKSPKLDFNPADYETEQVFFPSKDGTPIPMFITHKKGLVRNGRNPTYLYGYGGFNINLTPAFSVASLVWMEMGGVLAIPNLRGGGEYGEAWHQAGMKANKQNVFNDFIAAAEWLIANQYTRTDKLAIGGGSNGGLLVGACLAQRPDLYGAALPAVGVMDMLRFHKFTIGWAWAVEYGSSDKPDEFKTLLTYSPLHNLKPGVRYPATLITTADHDDRVVPAHSFKFAAQIQASQAGKAPVLIRIETRAGHGAGKPTTKLIEEAADKWAFLVKVLHLKPNW; translated from the coding sequence ATGAATGACCTTGGTTTGTTGGGTGGTTGCCCGGCGGCAACCATCATCCTGGCCGCCCTGTGCGCGGCGTTGTTAAGCGGCTGCGCCTCGGCTCGCTATCACCTCGCGTACCCGGTCACCAAGACGATTGAACAGGCAGACGTGTATCACGGCGTCAAGGTGGCCGATCCCTACCGCTGGCTGGAGGATCCAGACGCACCAGACACGGTGGAATGGGTTAAGGCGCAGAACCAAGTCACCTTCGATTTCCTTGGTCAGATACCGCAGCGTCAGGCTATCCGCGAGCGGCTCACCCGGTTGTGGAATTATGAGCGGTACAGCACGCCGTCCAAGAAAGGCGGACGCTACTTCTATTCCAAGAACAACGGTCTGCAGAACCAGGCTGTGCTCTACACCGCCGAGTCGCTGACAGCGGAACCGCGTGTATTGCTGGACCCCAACACCCTCTCGAAAGATGGCACGGTGGCGCTGGCCGGTCTGGCGGTCAGTGAGGATGGAAACCTGCTGGCGTACGGCCTCTCCGGGGCTGGCTCGGACTGGCAGACGTGGAAGGTGCGCGATGTGCGCACTGGCCAGGATTTGCCGGATGAACTGCGCTGGATCAAATTCTCCAGCGCCTCCTGGACCAAGGACAACCTGGGATTTTACTATAGCCGTTATGACGAGCCGAAAGGGGCCAATGAATTCAAGGCCGTCAACCGCTTTCAAAAAGTGTATTACCACCGGCTCGGCACCGCCCAAACCGAGGACCGCCTCATTTACCATCGCCCCGACCAGGCCGATTGGGGTTTCAGCGCCGGGGTTACGGATGACGGGCAATACTTGATCCTTTCCGTTTCCCGCGGCACGGATACGAAGAACGGTTTGTTTTACCAGGATTTGCGGGCTCCCAATGCACCGGTGGTGGAACTGCTTAAGGACTTTGATGCGGACTATACGTTCATTGATAATACCGGGCCGGTATTCTGGTTTCGCACGGATTTAAACGCGCCACGCGGACGCCTCATGGCCATCAACGTCCAACAACCGGACCGGGCGAATTGGAAGGAACTTGTGGCGCAAACCAGTGATACTCTGGTTTCGGGTAACGTGCTGGATCAGCGGTTTGTGCTGAACTACCTGAAAGACGCGCACACGGCCGTCAAAATCCACCGTCTCGATGGCACTTTGGAACGGGAATTGCCGTTGCCAGGGCTGGGCACGTCGGGCGGATTCGGCGGCAAGCAAGACGATACGGAAACGTTCTATTCGTTCACCAGTTACACTACCCCGGCGAGCATTTACCGGCTGGATATGAAAACCGGGCAGACCACGGTCTTCAAATCTCCCAAACTGGATTTCAACCCGGCAGATTACGAAACCGAGCAAGTCTTTTTCCCGAGCAAAGACGGCACGCCGATCCCCATGTTCATCACGCATAAAAAGGGGTTGGTACGCAATGGGCGCAACCCCACGTACCTCTACGGTTATGGTGGCTTTAATATCAATCTCACCCCCGCGTTTTCTGTGGCCAGCCTGGTATGGATGGAGATGGGCGGCGTGCTGGCGATTCCCAACCTGCGCGGCGGCGGGGAATACGGCGAAGCGTGGCATCAAGCCGGGATGAAGGCGAACAAGCAGAATGTGTTCAATGACTTTATCGCAGCAGCGGAATGGCTGATCGCCAACCAGTACACCCGCACGGACAAGCTGGCCATCGGCGGCGGCAGCAACGGCGGATTGCTCGTGGGTGCGTGCTTGGCGCAACGCCCTGATTTGTACGGAGCCGCCCTGCCCGCCGTCGGGGTCATGGATATGCTCCGGTTCCATAAATTCACCATCGGCTGGGCCTGGGCAGTGGAATACGGTTCCTCGGATAAACCGGACGAGTTCAAAACGCTGCTGACCTATTCGCCGCTGCACAACCTGAAGCCCGGCGTGCGTTATCCAGCCACCCTGATCACCACGGCGGATCACGATGACCGTGTGGTGCCAGCGCACAGCTTTAAATTTGCGGCGCAAATTCAGGCCAGCCAGGCGGGCAAGGCCCCGGTGCTGATCCGCATTGAAACGCGCGCCGGCCATGGGGCGGGCAAACCCACCACCAAATTGATCGAGGAAGCGGCGGATAAATGGGCCTTTCTCGTAAAGGTGTTGCACCTCAAGCCAAACTGGTAA
- a CDS encoding nucleoside transporter C-terminal domain-containing protein translates to MERLIGLIGIGLIFGTAYWMSSNRKAINYRLVFSGMLLQVLLAVFILKVPLGQKLFAVLGAIVTKLLDYSKEGGRFVFGIFGNDAALNKVFGDGAGVVFTIMLLPTIIFVCVLTSVLYHLGIMQRVVAFFARLMHAAMRVSGSESLSNVSSTFVGQVEAQIMIQPYLRGMTQSELLASMTGSMACIAGGVMAVYIGMGVKAEYLLAASVMAAPAALVIAKIVMPETQASETKGLVKIEIKQTHVNLLDAIAHGAGSGMRVSLNVVAMLIGFIALIALMDGVLGLVGRSLAAHQHLSLAFIGVDLQTLSLKQIFGALFSTIAFVLGVPGSDSLQVGSLMGTKFVVNEFVAYSHMTAIKASLSPKALVIASFALCGFANLSSIAIQIGGIGELAPERRHDLARLGFKAMICGTLTNYLSAAIAGILM, encoded by the coding sequence ATGGAACGATTAATTGGTTTGATTGGGATCGGGTTGATTTTCGGCACGGCGTACTGGATGTCCAGTAATCGCAAAGCCATCAATTACCGGCTGGTGTTCAGCGGCATGTTGTTGCAAGTGTTGCTGGCGGTCTTCATTTTAAAAGTGCCGCTCGGGCAGAAGTTATTTGCGGTGCTGGGCGCGATTGTCACCAAGCTGCTGGATTATTCCAAGGAGGGTGGACGGTTTGTCTTCGGCATCTTCGGCAACGATGCCGCCTTGAACAAGGTGTTTGGGGACGGGGCCGGAGTGGTGTTCACCATCATGCTGTTGCCCACCATTATTTTTGTGTGCGTGCTCACGTCGGTGCTGTATCACTTGGGGATCATGCAGCGGGTGGTGGCGTTTTTTGCGCGGCTCATGCATGCCGCGATGCGGGTTAGCGGCAGCGAATCCCTATCGAATGTTTCCAGTACGTTTGTCGGGCAGGTGGAGGCGCAGATTATGATTCAGCCTTATTTGCGAGGCATGACGCAGTCCGAATTGCTGGCGTCCATGACCGGCAGCATGGCGTGCATTGCGGGCGGGGTAATGGCGGTGTACATCGGCATGGGGGTGAAGGCCGAATATCTGCTGGCCGCCAGTGTCATGGCGGCGCCGGCGGCATTGGTCATCGCCAAAATCGTCATGCCCGAAACCCAAGCGTCGGAAACCAAGGGGCTGGTGAAAATCGAAATCAAGCAGACGCATGTCAACCTGCTGGATGCGATTGCCCATGGCGCAGGCAGCGGGATGCGCGTGTCACTGAATGTCGTCGCGATGCTGATTGGTTTCATTGCCTTGATCGCGCTCATGGATGGGGTGCTGGGGCTCGTCGGGCGTTCGCTGGCGGCCCATCAGCATCTTTCGCTCGCGTTTATTGGCGTGGACTTGCAAACCCTGAGCCTGAAGCAAATCTTTGGGGCGCTCTTTTCCACCATCGCGTTTGTGCTGGGGGTGCCCGGCAGTGATTCGTTGCAAGTGGGCTCTTTGATGGGCACCAAGTTTGTGGTGAACGAGTTCGTGGCGTACAGCCACATGACTGCCATTAAGGCTTCGCTCTCCCCCAAGGCCCTGGTGATCGCCAGCTTTGCCCTCTGCGGTTTCGCCAACTTAAGCTCCATTGCCATTCAGATTGGCGGCATTGGCGAATTGGCCCCCGAACGCCGGCATGATCTCGCGCGGCTTGGTTTCAAGGCCATGATTTGCGGCACCCTCACGAACTACCTCTCCGCCGCCATCGCCGGGATTTTGATGTAA
- a CDS encoding vWA domain-containing protein, with amino-acid sequence MPYSAEISRANPSCFVFLIDQSGSMVEPISGSENKRKCDSVADAINRLLHNLIIKCARGDGVRNFYEVAVIGYGSTVAPAFSGPLAGRDLVPIAEVASSPARIDERIKKTDDGMGGLIEQKVKFPLWFEPTAKGITPMGGALTMAHKLLSEWVQRRKASFPPIVINISDGEATDSGPVPQAEELCSLATDDGNVLLLNCHISSKPLQPIVFPDTDEGLPDDFAKVLFSISSFLPPTMRDMARAEGFELGDEARGFAFNADLVELIRFLDIGTRSSNMR; translated from the coding sequence ATGCCTTATTCAGCCGAAATCAGCCGGGCCAATCCCAGTTGTTTTGTATTTTTAATTGACCAATCAGGTTCCATGGTGGAGCCGATTTCCGGGAGTGAAAACAAACGGAAGTGCGACAGCGTGGCCGACGCCATCAACCGTCTGCTGCACAACCTGATCATTAAGTGCGCCCGCGGCGACGGGGTGCGTAACTTCTACGAGGTGGCAGTGATTGGCTACGGCAGCACCGTGGCACCCGCCTTCAGTGGCCCGCTCGCCGGACGCGATCTGGTCCCCATTGCCGAAGTGGCTAGTTCCCCCGCCCGCATCGATGAGCGCATCAAGAAGACCGACGACGGCATGGGAGGTCTGATCGAGCAAAAAGTCAAATTCCCGCTTTGGTTTGAACCCACCGCCAAAGGCATCACCCCAATGGGCGGCGCGTTGACCATGGCCCACAAGCTGCTCTCCGAATGGGTGCAACGCCGTAAAGCCTCCTTCCCGCCCATCGTCATCAACATCAGCGACGGTGAAGCCACCGACTCCGGCCCGGTGCCTCAGGCCGAAGAACTGTGCAGCCTGGCAACCGATGACGGAAACGTGCTGCTGCTGAACTGCCATATTTCCAGCAAACCGTTGCAACCAATCGTCTTTCCAGACACCGACGAAGGGTTGCCGGATGATTTTGCCAAAGTGCTCTTTTCCATCTCCAGTTTTCTGCCGCCCACCATGCGGGACATGGCACGCGCGGAAGGTTTTGAGTTGGGAGACGAAGCCCGCGGTTTCGCCTTTAATGCCGACCTGGTGGAACTGATCCGCTTCCTCGATATCGGCACGCGTTCGAGCAACATGCGTTAA
- a CDS encoding adenylate kinase, with protein sequence MSLEKPKKGLHLCPGNAYKNDSVSDEENHAVLIGTVMSDSLKHLKANRVFLLIGAPGSGKGTQAEALCDFFNMHHVATGDLFREHLKRGSELGKLARTYIERGGLVPDSVTDEMLKQRLQQGDNCIGFLLDGFPRTLAQAEALNAILKELEMQLCAVLNIQVSDEEIVQRLAERFICRHCQTPYNLSAKPPRQTGICDICGDELYQRSDDRPETVRARLATFHQQTEPLLAFYRQAGLLQVVEGKIGMHNVTRAFARIIAEKIC encoded by the coding sequence ATGAGTCTCGAAAAACCGAAAAAGGGTTTGCATTTGTGTCCGGGAAATGCTTATAAGAATGACTCAGTCAGCGACGAGGAGAACCATGCCGTCCTGATTGGCACAGTGATGAGCGACAGCTTGAAACATCTGAAGGCAAACCGGGTTTTCCTGCTCATAGGAGCACCCGGTTCGGGTAAGGGCACCCAAGCGGAGGCTCTGTGCGATTTTTTCAACATGCACCATGTCGCCACCGGCGACCTTTTTCGGGAACATCTTAAGCGCGGTTCTGAACTGGGCAAGCTCGCGCGCACTTACATCGAGCGCGGCGGGTTGGTGCCGGATTCGGTCACGGATGAAATGCTGAAACAACGCCTCCAGCAGGGCGATAATTGCATCGGTTTTCTGCTCGACGGTTTCCCCCGAACCCTCGCGCAGGCGGAAGCGTTGAATGCAATCCTCAAGGAGTTGGAGATGCAATTGTGCGCGGTGCTCAACATCCAGGTCAGCGATGAAGAAATCGTCCAACGATTAGCGGAACGTTTTATCTGCCGCCATTGCCAGACGCCTTATAACCTCAGCGCCAAACCGCCGCGCCAGACCGGCATCTGTGATATTTGTGGCGATGAACTGTACCAACGTTCGGATGATCGTCCGGAAACCGTCCGGGCCCGCCTGGCCACTTTCCACCAACAAACGGAACCGTTGCTGGCCTTTTATCGCCAGGCCGGCCTGCTGCAAGTCGTTGAGGGCAAGATCGGAATGCATAATGTAACCAGAGCTTTTGCCCGGATTATTGCGGAAAAAATATGCTAA